A genomic region of Ignavibacteria bacterium contains the following coding sequences:
- a CDS encoding (Fe-S)-binding protein, which produces MKALIFAITLIIAFGIFIHSVRKLYKSLLLGKPENRFDRILERLKNVFVVALGQSKLLREPVAGLMHAFIFWGFCVLLIVVIESIIQGFVPSFSFNFLKGIYTLITFTQDLFGVLVLVGVLIAVLRRFVFKIKRLHSEKDGNLDAAFILTLITIVIVSMFGQNIHSPHWDIYSFRFFSDFLRESLEIKKSYINFEYFWWIHIVTILIFLNYLPYSKHLHVLTSIPNVFFAKLKPEKNTLKPINLEDESLTTFGALDVEHLSWKQLFDGYTCTECGRCTAACPANYTGKALSPRKIIMDVRQRLHDKIFYPEDQNIQTKTLIHNYITDEEIWACTTCNACVTECPVMIEHIDTIVDLRRGLVLTEANFPSELNVVFRNLETNFTPWAFSYTDRAQWAEGLDVKIASEDNSPELLFWVGCAGSFDERYKKVSRSIVKILKSAGIDFKILGSEEKCNGDAARRLGNEYLAQILMKENIQTLEKYGVKKILTACPHCYHSLKNEYPQFGGNYEVIHHTELIEQLLKDGKIQLKGNEKKSLTYHDSCYLGRYNEIYNSPRETLKSINGIELKEMKRSFDKGFCCGAGGGRMFLEEKEGKRINIERTEEALSLNVDTIATACPFCMTMMTDGVKAKVAADNVQVKDIAEIVAESI; this is translated from the coding sequence ATGAAAGCACTCATTTTTGCAATCACCTTAATTATTGCCTTTGGTATTTTTATTCATAGTGTAAGAAAACTTTACAAAAGTTTATTGCTTGGTAAACCAGAAAATCGTTTTGATAGAATTTTGGAAAGACTTAAAAATGTATTTGTCGTTGCACTTGGTCAGTCGAAATTATTAAGAGAGCCTGTAGCAGGTTTGATGCATGCTTTTATTTTCTGGGGATTTTGTGTTTTGCTAATTGTTGTAATCGAATCAATTATCCAGGGATTTGTTCCTTCATTTTCTTTTAATTTTCTAAAAGGAATTTACACATTAATTACGTTTACTCAAGACCTTTTTGGTGTTTTAGTTTTGGTCGGTGTTTTGATAGCAGTTTTAAGAAGGTTTGTCTTTAAAATAAAAAGACTTCACTCCGAAAAAGATGGAAATCTTGATGCAGCCTTTATTCTGACTCTAATTACTATTGTGATCGTTTCAATGTTTGGACAAAACATTCATAGTCCTCATTGGGACATTTATTCTTTTCGATTTTTTAGTGACTTTTTAAGAGAAAGCTTAGAAATCAAAAAAAGTTATATCAATTTTGAATACTTTTGGTGGATACACATCGTTACAATTTTGATTTTCTTAAATTATCTTCCTTATTCAAAACATCTCCATGTATTAACTTCGATTCCAAATGTTTTCTTTGCTAAACTTAAACCTGAGAAAAATACTCTTAAACCAATTAATCTCGAGGACGAATCGCTTACAACATTTGGTGCTCTCGATGTAGAACATTTAAGCTGGAAACAGTTATTCGATGGATATACCTGTACAGAATGCGGCAGGTGTACTGCTGCATGTCCTGCTAATTACACCGGTAAAGCTCTATCACCACGAAAGATAATTATGGATGTTCGGCAAAGACTTCATGATAAGATTTTCTATCCTGAAGATCAGAATATTCAGACAAAAACTTTAATTCATAATTATATCACGGATGAAGAAATTTGGGCTTGTACAACTTGCAACGCCTGTGTGACTGAGTGTCCTGTAATGATTGAACATATTGATACGATCGTAGATTTACGACGGGGACTTGTATTGACCGAAGCAAATTTCCCTTCTGAATTAAATGTTGTTTTTAGAAATCTCGAAACAAATTTCACTCCCTGGGCTTTCAGTTACACAGACAGGGCACAATGGGCTGAAGGTTTAGATGTGAAAATTGCTTCAGAAGACAATTCACCAGAATTACTCTTCTGGGTTGGTTGCGCTGGCTCATTCGACGAAAGATATAAAAAAGTCAGTCGCTCAATTGTAAAAATTCTAAAATCAGCAGGGATTGATTTTAAAATTCTAGGTAGTGAAGAAAAGTGTAATGGCGATGCTGCAAGAAGATTGGGTAATGAATACCTTGCTCAGATTTTGATGAAAGAGAATATTCAAACGCTTGAGAAATATGGCGTTAAGAAAATTCTAACAGCGTGTCCTCATTGTTATCATTCACTTAAAAATGAGTATCCGCAATTTGGCGGAAATTATGAAGTTATTCATCACACAGAGTTAATTGAACAATTGCTTAAAGATGGTAAAATTCAATTGAAAGGAAATGAAAAGAAATCATTAACTTATCATGACTCCTGTTATCTTGGCAGGTATAATGAAATCTATAATTCACCACGAGAAACATTAAAATCAATCAATGGAATTGAATTAAAAGAGATGAAACGTTCATTTGATAAAGGTTTCTGTTGTGGAGCTGGCGGCGGTAGAATGTTTTTAGAAGAGAAAGAAGGAAAACGAATTAACATCGAAAGAACCGAAGAGGCTCTTTCGCTTAATGTAGACACAATTGCAACTGCTTGTCCTTTCTGTATGACAATGATGACTGATGGAGTTAAAGCAAAAGTTGCAGCTGATAATGTTCAAGTTAAAGATATTGCAGAAATAGTTGCTGAATCAATTTAG
- a CDS encoding alpha/beta fold hydrolase, translating into MKKDFRFTTSKNNLIRGTIFYNENPENLPCVFIIHGFKGFKDWGYVPFFAQELADNGFFVVTFNFSHNGIGENPFEFTELEKFANNTISLEVSELDELISFYNHGGFGFEGKYNSIGLIGHSRGGAIALIQTKEAIENQKHPNLKALALWGTIATFERYTKHQVELWKKQGYLEVTNTRTNQIMRLNKILLDDFEQNRERFNLLDCISKINIPILIVHGDQDLTVPISEAYQLYESSNKNLTELVIIPSAGHTFNIVHPYQGSNPQFEQVKARTIDFLLKHLTKN; encoded by the coding sequence ATGAAAAAAGATTTTCGCTTCACTACTTCAAAAAATAATTTGATAAGAGGTACAATTTTCTATAATGAAAATCCTGAAAATTTGCCATGTGTATTCATAATTCATGGATTTAAAGGTTTCAAAGATTGGGGTTATGTTCCCTTTTTTGCTCAAGAGCTTGCGGATAATGGTTTTTTCGTTGTTACATTTAACTTTTCGCACAATGGTATTGGCGAAAATCCATTTGAATTTACAGAACTTGAAAAGTTTGCGAACAATACAATCTCACTCGAAGTCTCTGAACTTGATGAATTAATTAGTTTTTATAATCATGGTGGATTTGGATTTGAAGGAAAATATAATTCAATTGGTTTAATTGGTCATTCAAGAGGTGGCGCAATTGCACTGATACAAACTAAAGAAGCCATTGAAAATCAAAAGCATCCAAACTTAAAAGCTCTTGCTCTCTGGGGTACAATTGCAACTTTTGAAAGATACACAAAACATCAAGTCGAATTATGGAAAAAGCAAGGATACCTTGAAGTCACCAATACTCGAACCAATCAAATTATGCGATTAAATAAAATTTTACTCGATGATTTTGAACAAAATAGAGAAAGATTTAATCTTTTAGATTGTATTTCTAAGATTAATATTCCAATCTTAATTGTTCACGGTGATCAGGATTTAACAGTCCCAATTAGTGAGGCGTATCAGCTCTATGAATCGAGTAATAAAAACTTAACTGAGCTTGTAATAATTCCATCAGCTGGACATACATTTAATATTGTCCATCCTTATCAGGGTTCGAATCCCCAATTTGAGCAGGTAAAGGCTCGAACAATAGATTTTCTATTAAAACATCTTACAAAAAATTGA
- a CDS encoding response regulator, with translation MEQKAKILYIEDNLDTQELIKIFLRPLAEVDCSINAENILQLLSEKNYDLILLDINLPGKIDGTDAIKLIRRDERFKDIPIIAVTAYAMIGDREKFLNMGCNEYIAKPFFKEELINKVKQILNQKLQEKS, from the coding sequence ATGGAACAAAAAGCAAAAATTCTATATATCGAAGATAATTTAGATACTCAAGAACTAATCAAAATTTTTCTTCGCCCACTGGCTGAAGTCGATTGCAGCATAAATGCTGAAAATATTCTTCAGCTTTTATCAGAAAAAAACTATGATCTGATTCTTCTTGACATTAACCTTCCAGGAAAGATTGATGGAACAGATGCAATTAAGTTAATAAGGAGAGATGAGCGATTTAAAGATATTCCGATTATTGCCGTTACTGCTTACGCAATGATTGGTGATAGAGAAAAGTTTTTGAATATGGGTTGCAATGAATACATAGCTAAACCATTCTTCAAAGAGGAACTAATAAACAAAGTAAAACAAATTCTTAACCAAAAACTTCAAGAAAAATCTTAA
- a CDS encoding sulfite exporter TauE/SafE family protein, translated as MIYILVILGYLVLGIFVGFIAGAFGIGGGVIMVPSFLFLFGYHNFPAELIPKYAIGTSLFASVLASSSGAFTHLKNKNIDVTMGILVGSFAVLSGFFLSFLAIKLDARTLKMIFAFVLILVTIRLLTDKNPDDHNSDELWKYSYFLAPLLGILVGSLSAFAGVGGGIIAVPVLHYLFKLKFKKSIGTSNLIIIFSALSATLSYVYNGLKLELNYPFTLGFVFLLAAIPAGLGTFISARWGANFTHRSNIRVLKLLFASLILMIDIKIFLEVFG; from the coding sequence ATGATATATATACTTGTAATTCTTGGCTATCTTGTACTTGGAATTTTTGTTGGTTTTATAGCAGGTGCTTTTGGGATCGGTGGTGGAGTGATAATGGTTCCATCATTTCTTTTTCTCTTTGGTTATCACAATTTCCCTGCTGAATTAATTCCAAAGTATGCAATTGGTACAAGTCTTTTTGCTTCAGTTCTTGCTTCAAGCTCTGGTGCTTTTACTCATTTGAAGAACAAGAATATTGATGTGACAATGGGAATTCTGGTCGGTTCGTTTGCGGTTCTGTCAGGTTTCTTTCTTTCATTTCTGGCAATAAAACTCGATGCAAGAACTTTGAAAATGATTTTTGCCTTTGTTTTGATTTTGGTGACCATTCGTTTATTAACAGACAAAAATCCAGACGACCATAACTCAGATGAGCTCTGGAAATATTCATATTTCCTTGCACCGTTATTAGGGATTTTAGTTGGATCACTTTCAGCGTTTGCTGGAGTTGGTGGAGGTATTATTGCCGTTCCAGTTTTGCACTATTTATTTAAATTAAAATTTAAAAAGTCAATTGGAACAAGCAATTTGATCATCATCTTTTCAGCTTTGTCAGCAACTTTGTCTTATGTTTACAATGGGTTGAAATTAGAATTAAACTATCCTTTCACATTAGGTTTTGTTTTTTTACTGGCAGCAATTCCTGCAGGATTAGGTACATTTATATCAGCAAGGTGGGGAGCTAATTTTACTCACAGGTCAAATATCAGAGTATTAAAATTATTATTCGCTTCCTTAATTCTTATGATTGATATTAAGATTTTTCTTGAAGTTTTTGGTTAA
- a CDS encoding S41 family peptidase: MKRKYIYLILIFSFVTGFILNQADEYFEIMRSIELFGSTYKEIVSNYVDDVSPANLMKRGINGMLEGLDPFSNFFDETEKGEIDLLSTGKYGGIGILIDSKGGELTVMEVMPGYAAQRQGIKVGDIILAIDDEEVTPQNINKLTFKVRGKPGTEVKLKIKRAGENKILEFHLIREEIKVQNISLANFVDEEDGIYYIKVDRFSKRVSEEFFEKIKEAKNSGKLKGVVLDLRSNPGGLLQSAIELLEFFVPKGELLLFTKGRTEESKQEFYSRTTPQLGNVPLAVLIDENSASASEIVAGTIQDLDRGIIIGSKSFGKGLVQTIIPLPYNASLKLTTSRYYTPSGRCIQRLDYLNQIDDVIKAKTDSIKVFYTKNKRKVYGDGGVTPDTIVKHNGKPEVLTELLNKGMFFKFVSEEILPDKNLNLNSLSKNDLISKFIKYLENAKFSYEPGYKKELKELIQQIEANGNQKKLLDELKNIYENTKFDLKLEILSNEEIIYSYLVAEIANQTKNSELQMKVLKQFDEDVKVAISLLSDSKLYNKILSAK; encoded by the coding sequence ATGAAAAGAAAATATATTTATTTGATTTTGATTTTTTCATTTGTAACAGGTTTTATTTTAAACCAAGCTGATGAATATTTCGAAATAATGCGAAGCATTGAGCTTTTTGGCTCAACTTATAAAGAAATAGTTTCGAATTATGTTGATGATGTTTCTCCAGCGAATTTGATGAAAAGGGGAATTAATGGAATGCTTGAAGGATTAGATCCTTTTTCCAATTTTTTCGATGAAACTGAAAAAGGTGAAATTGATTTGCTTTCAACTGGTAAGTATGGAGGTATCGGGATTTTAATTGACTCCAAAGGAGGAGAACTTACCGTGATGGAAGTGATGCCAGGATATGCAGCTCAGAGACAGGGAATTAAAGTTGGTGATATAATTTTGGCAATCGATGATGAAGAAGTTACTCCTCAAAACATAAACAAACTTACCTTTAAAGTAAGAGGAAAACCGGGAACAGAAGTTAAACTTAAAATTAAGAGAGCTGGTGAAAACAAAATTTTGGAATTTCACCTTATACGAGAAGAAATAAAAGTTCAAAATATTTCTCTTGCAAATTTTGTTGATGAAGAAGATGGTATCTATTACATCAAAGTCGATAGATTTTCTAAACGCGTCAGTGAAGAATTTTTTGAAAAGATTAAAGAGGCTAAGAATTCAGGTAAATTGAAAGGAGTAGTTTTAGATTTAAGAAGTAATCCTGGCGGACTACTTCAAAGTGCAATTGAATTGCTTGAGTTCTTTGTTCCAAAAGGCGAATTATTACTTTTTACAAAAGGACGCACCGAAGAGTCCAAACAAGAGTTTTATTCTAGAACAACTCCACAATTAGGCAATGTCCCTCTTGCAGTTTTAATAGATGAAAATTCTGCATCTGCAAGTGAAATTGTAGCTGGAACAATCCAAGATCTTGATAGAGGTATTATCATTGGTTCAAAATCATTTGGAAAAGGTTTAGTTCAAACTATTATTCCTTTACCTTATAATGCAAGTCTAAAACTTACAACATCAAGATATTACACACCGAGTGGCAGATGTATTCAAAGACTAGATTATCTTAATCAGATTGATGATGTAATAAAGGCTAAGACAGATTCGATTAAAGTTTTCTATACTAAGAATAAAAGAAAAGTTTATGGAGATGGTGGAGTTACACCTGATACAATTGTTAAACATAACGGTAAGCCTGAAGTTCTAACTGAACTTTTGAATAAGGGAATGTTTTTCAAATTTGTTTCGGAAGAGATTTTGCCTGATAAAAATTTAAATCTTAATTCTTTAAGTAAGAATGATCTGATATCAAAGTTTATTAAATATCTTGAAAATGCAAAGTTTAGCTACGAACCCGGTTACAAGAAAGAATTAAAAGAATTAATTCAACAAATAGAAGCGAACGGAAATCAAAAAAAGCTTCTCGATGAACTTAAAAATATTTATGAGAATACAAAGTTTGATTTGAAATTAGAAATTCTATCGAATGAAGAGATTATCTACTCTTATCTAGTTGCAGAGATCGCCAATCAAACGAAAAATTCTGAATTACAAATGAAAGTATTAAAACAATTTGACGAGGATGTTAAAGTTGCAATTTCGCTTCTGAGTGATAGTAAACTTTATAATAAAATATTGTCTGCAAAATGA
- the tmk gene encoding dTMP kinase — protein sequence MFITFEGIDASGKTTQVKLLENYLREQNFKVIVVREPGGTKLSEQIRNILLSKENFNMFKECEIFLFSASRAQLVREVIIPKLNEGYIVISDRFHDSTTAYQGTGRNINLEDVYAIHRIAIDNCIPDLTYFIDIPFEESLRRKNLSNLSPDRIESQGKEFFEKVREGYLEIQKREPERFKVINGLGSPDEIHKKIVQIFTDKLISLKGLI from the coding sequence ATGTTTATCACATTTGAAGGAATAGACGCTTCAGGAAAAACTACTCAGGTAAAGTTATTAGAGAATTATCTTCGAGAACAAAACTTTAAAGTTATTGTTGTTCGTGAACCAGGGGGCACAAAACTTTCTGAACAAATTCGGAATATCCTTCTTTCAAAAGAAAATTTTAATATGTTCAAAGAATGTGAAATTTTCCTTTTCTCGGCGAGTCGTGCTCAGTTAGTTAGAGAAGTAATCATTCCAAAATTAAATGAAGGTTACATAGTTATTTCTGATAGATTTCATGATTCAACAACTGCATACCAAGGAACTGGGCGAAATATTAATCTGGAAGACGTCTATGCGATTCATCGAATTGCAATAGATAATTGTATTCCCGATCTAACCTATTTCATCGATATACCATTTGAAGAATCTTTGCGGAGAAAAAATCTTTCAAATCTTTCACCCGATAGAATTGAATCACAGGGAAAAGAATTTTTTGAAAAAGTTCGTGAAGGTTATCTGGAAATTCAAAAGAGAGAACCAGAAAGATTTAAAGTTATAAATGGACTTGGTTCGCCCGATGAAATTCACAAAAAAATTGTTCAAATTTTCACCGATAAACTAATCAGCCTTAAAGGATTAATATGA
- a CDS encoding YbbR-like domain-containing protein, with protein MKKEFSVFIIFVFIAFLFWGAISLSEEYSMKINIPVKVELPEGNFAIEGDLPENLEILLKASGWSLLKIKYFQDSKFILKIKEPVDNFVYPTNNITGDLLGFPGDVRILSIQPDVIRISFHIAIEKKVKIYPRLNFTLKDGYDIVSPIKVEPESIWIKGSRRLLAKIDSLPTELINLQQLSEFVSVETKVIDTLPNLLIYEKYPVKVSFDVQQIVDRDFEKIHIDLINVPKNRDVILLPSFIDAKLRGGINILGSLQPDSIKVTVDFQKYSLSSEEIKPEFNLPYGVKVLDYFPKQFKLIVRK; from the coding sequence ATGAAAAAGGAATTTTCTGTTTTTATCATTTTTGTTTTTATTGCTTTTCTTTTTTGGGGAGCTATCTCTTTGAGTGAAGAATACTCAATGAAAATAAACATTCCAGTCAAAGTAGAACTCCCCGAAGGAAATTTTGCAATTGAAGGTGATTTACCGGAAAATCTTGAAATTCTATTAAAAGCGTCTGGCTGGAGCCTTCTAAAAATCAAGTACTTTCAGGATTCGAAATTTATATTAAAGATAAAAGAGCCTGTTGATAATTTTGTTTATCCAACAAACAATATCACCGGAGATTTATTGGGTTTCCCAGGTGATGTGAGAATTTTAAGTATCCAACCTGATGTAATAAGAATTAGCTTTCACATTGCAATCGAAAAAAAAGTTAAAATTTATCCACGATTGAATTTTACACTTAAAGATGGATACGATATAGTTTCACCTATCAAAGTTGAACCGGAATCAATTTGGATTAAAGGCTCTCGAAGATTGTTAGCAAAAATTGACTCATTACCTACGGAGTTAATTAACTTGCAACAGTTATCTGAATTCGTTTCAGTTGAAACGAAGGTTATCGATACATTACCAAACTTGCTTATCTATGAAAAATATCCTGTTAAAGTTTCTTTTGATGTTCAGCAAATTGTAGATAGAGATTTTGAAAAGATTCATATTGACTTGATTAATGTTCCGAAAAATAGAGATGTGATTCTTTTGCCCTCATTCATTGATGCAAAGTTAAGAGGAGGAATTAACATACTTGGAAGTTTACAGCCAGATTCAATCAAGGTTACAGTGGATTTCCAGAAATATTCTTTGAGTTCAGAAGAAATCAAACCTGAATTCAATTTGCCTTATGGTGTAAAAGTTTTAGATTACTTTCCAAAACAGTTTAAATTAATTGTAAGAAAATAA
- a CDS encoding BMC domain-containing protein has product MELALGLIETKGLVGAIEAADAMTKTANVQLIGKEYAKGGLVTIKIMGETAAVKAAVDAGAAAAQRVGQLISVHVIPRPDDQTDLVVFDNAVRKADAETPDPSTQVKRRGRKPKSEPNLFDAAETIEKEEVDPKTLDYNQLEGMTVEELRRLARKTKGFPIYGREISRANKSTLLNFFKELM; this is encoded by the coding sequence ATGGAATTAGCATTAGGATTGATCGAAACTAAAGGACTTGTCGGCGCAATTGAAGCCGCCGATGCAATGACTAAAACGGCTAATGTCCAGTTGATTGGCAAAGAATATGCTAAAGGTGGTTTGGTCACAATTAAAATTATGGGAGAAACTGCTGCTGTTAAAGCTGCAGTCGATGCAGGTGCAGCTGCTGCTCAAAGAGTTGGCCAATTAATTTCCGTTCATGTGATTCCTAGACCTGATGATCAAACTGATCTGGTAGTTTTTGATAATGCTGTCAGAAAAGCAGATGCGGAAACACCAGATCCTTCTACCCAAGTGAAAAGGAGAGGTCGAAAACCGAAATCAGAGCCAAATCTTTTTGATGCTGCGGAAACTATTGAAAAAGAAGAAGTCGATCCTAAAACGCTTGATTATAATCAACTTGAAGGGATGACAGTTGAAGAGCTGAGACGACTCGCCCGAAAGACCAAAGGATTTCCCATCTATGGAAGGGAAATCTCGAGGGCTAATAAATCAACTCTCCTGAATTTCTTCAAAGAATTAATGTGA
- the eutM gene encoding ethanolamine utilization microcompartment protein EutM, producing the protein MTLDALGMIETKGLVGAIEAADAMVKAAKVELIGKEVIGGGYVTVMVRGDVGAVKAATDAGAAAAQRVGELVSVHVIPRPHADVELILPKRPKQ; encoded by the coding sequence ATGACTTTAGACGCACTCGGAATGATCGAAACCAAAGGTTTAGTTGGTGCGATCGAAGCGGCAGACGCAATGGTTAAAGCCGCGAAAGTTGAACTCATTGGAAAAGAAGTTATTGGCGGTGGTTATGTCACCGTTATGGTTCGCGGCGATGTGGGAGCAGTCAAAGCCGCAACTGATGCCGGTGCCGCTGCTGCTCAGAGAGTTGGTGAACTTGTCTCAGTTCATGTCATCCCAAGACCTCATGCCGATGTCGAATTAATTCTCCCAAAAAGACCTAAACAATAA
- a CDS encoding family 10 glycosylhydrolase, with protein MKSNKFIIYIFFNLIFYLINCSGQDMNKQIKLDGKWNYKFDDKKIGIEQYWFQQGKIIPDGEILVPGLFENQTGRQFDGWVWYFKEFNLDFESGSENIAIFFDAIDDDAKVWLNNKFLGEHQGYSESFYFDIKDKIKKGKNFLAVLVSDHGGPGGIYKSVSIKHYKTEEDLFLTEYSIQNSRQSLEWVKSGIIYEIFPRAFTKEGTFKALTKKLPQIKKLGVTTLWLMPIHPIGELKRKGTLGSPYSVKDYYEINPEYGTKEDFKNFVNEAHKLGFKVIIDEVLNHCSWDNELVKVHPEWFTKDQSGNLISPNSDWTDVVDFNYDNPELRAYMIEMLKYWVKEFDIDGFRFDVSELVPTDFWENARTELERIKPQFWLSEGTLPEHHLKAFDMTYSWNIYDLFKPMLDGKISPQKILNTIKLENYTFPKNSLRMRFNENHDKVRAAEIFGYDGSFITAAIVFAINGVPLVHAGQEVGEKRFSSLFEKTEINWPDNLDANEHFSFFKKLIELRKRNPFLSLGKIEPVIINDKVLAFKNIYNGKGIVAFFNFDQNQKSIDLNFVDELKNYELDINSVIGRKFNIDQERMGRPADKIFNIDSLGFVIFEVKEK; from the coding sequence ATGAAATCAAATAAATTCATCATTTATATTTTCTTTAATCTAATCTTTTATTTGATAAATTGTTCGGGACAGGATATGAATAAACAAATAAAACTTGATGGTAAGTGGAATTATAAATTTGACGATAAAAAAATTGGTATCGAGCAATATTGGTTTCAGCAAGGTAAAATTATTCCTGACGGAGAAATTCTTGTTCCTGGATTGTTTGAAAATCAAACAGGAAGACAATTCGATGGTTGGGTTTGGTATTTCAAAGAATTCAATCTTGATTTTGAAAGTGGAAGTGAAAACATTGCTATTTTCTTTGATGCAATCGACGATGATGCAAAGGTCTGGTTAAATAATAAATTTCTCGGAGAGCATCAAGGTTACAGTGAAAGCTTTTACTTTGACATTAAAGATAAAATTAAGAAAGGAAAAAATTTCCTTGCAGTATTAGTTTCTGATCATGGCGGTCCCGGTGGTATTTACAAATCTGTTTCTATAAAACATTACAAAACGGAAGAAGATCTATTTTTAACTGAATATTCCATACAGAATTCAAGACAATCACTCGAATGGGTGAAATCAGGAATAATCTATGAAATTTTCCCACGAGCATTTACAAAAGAAGGTACTTTTAAAGCATTAACCAAAAAGCTTCCTCAGATAAAAAAACTTGGAGTTACAACTTTATGGTTGATGCCAATTCATCCAATTGGAGAATTAAAAAGAAAGGGGACACTTGGTAGTCCCTATTCGGTCAAAGATTATTATGAGATAAATCCCGAGTATGGAACAAAAGAAGATTTTAAAAATTTTGTCAATGAGGCTCATAAACTGGGATTTAAAGTTATCATTGATGAAGTATTAAATCATTGTTCATGGGATAATGAATTAGTTAAAGTGCATCCTGAGTGGTTTACTAAAGACCAAAGCGGTAATTTAATTTCGCCTAATTCAGATTGGACTGATGTAGTTGATTTCAATTATGATAATCCAGAATTAAGAGCTTATATGATCGAAATGTTGAAATATTGGGTAAAAGAATTTGATATTGATGGATTTAGATTTGATGTTAGTGAACTCGTACCGACAGATTTCTGGGAAAATGCGCGAACCGAACTTGAAAGAATTAAACCTCAATTCTGGTTATCTGAAGGAACTTTGCCCGAGCATCATCTGAAAGCATTTGATATGACTTATTCATGGAATATTTATGATTTATTCAAACCGATGCTTGATGGTAAAATTTCGCCTCAGAAAATCTTAAATACAATTAAGCTTGAGAACTATACGTTTCCTAAAAATTCTTTGAGAATGAGATTTAATGAGAATCATGACAAAGTTAGAGCTGCAGAGATTTTTGGTTATGATGGTTCATTTATTACTGCAGCTATTGTCTTTGCAATTAATGGTGTTCCGCTTGTCCATGCAGGTCAGGAAGTTGGTGAAAAAAGATTTTCATCTTTATTTGAAAAAACAGAAATAAATTGGCCTGATAATTTAGATGCAAACGAGCATTTTAGCTTTTTCAAAAAATTAATTGAGTTGAGAAAGAGAAATCCATTTTTGTCTCTGGGAAAGATTGAACCAGTAATTATAAATGATAAAGTTTTAGCTTTCAAGAATATTTATAACGGGAAAGGTATTGTTGCCTTTTTTAACTTTGATCAGAATCAGAAATCAATTGATCTAAATTTCGTAGATGAACTTAAAAATTATGAGCTTGATATTAATTCTGTAATTGGCAGAAAATTTAATATTGATCAAGAGAGAATGGGCCGTCCTGCTGATAAAATATTTAATATTGATTCACTGGGATTTGTTATTTTTGAAGTGAAAGAAAAATAA
- the ruvX gene encoding Holliday junction resolvase RuvX, with translation MGRVLGIDYGSKRIGLALSDPTNTLASPLPTIQNDAKAIEKIVDIISKNSVSKIVIGYPLNMNGTKSEICNKVDMFVSKLSRKTNCEIIKRDERLTSYIAQQQILESVKSKKKRQDKSLVDQFSARIILQEYLDEIK, from the coding sequence ATGGGACGAGTTTTAGGTATTGATTACGGCAGCAAAAGAATTGGCTTAGCTCTCTCCGATCCGACCAATACTTTAGCTTCTCCACTCCCAACAATTCAAAATGATGCAAAAGCGATTGAAAAAATTGTTGATATAATCTCAAAAAACAGTGTTTCAAAAATTGTAATTGGTTACCCATTAAATATGAATGGGACGAAATCTGAGATTTGCAATAAAGTTGATATGTTTGTCTCAAAATTATCAAGAAAAACTAATTGCGAAATAATTAAACGAGATGAGAGATTAACTTCATATATTGCTCAGCAGCAAATTTTAGAATCAGTCAAATCAAAAAAGAAAAGACAGGACAAATCATTAGTAGATCAATTTTCAGCACGAATAATTTTACAGGAGTACTTAGATGAAATCAAATAA